One part of the Sardina pilchardus chromosome 5, fSarPil1.1, whole genome shotgun sequence genome encodes these proteins:
- the pomp gene encoding proteasome maturation protein: MNTRGLRSQLKDSVPVTGLAPQAGAYGVQDTMRRGFSSVKNELLPSHQLELSEKNFHLNQDKMNFSTLRNIQGLHAPLKLQMEYRAARQIQRLPFLQSSNLALDTLRGSDDSIGFEDILNDPATSEVMGEPHMMVEYKLGLL; encoded by the exons ATG AACACTCGTGGGCTTCGCTCTCAGCTGAAAGACAGTGTCCCTGTCACGGGGCTTGCTCCTCAAGCAGGAGCCTATGGGGTTCAGGACACGATGCGCAGAGG ATTCTCCAGTGTGAAGAATGAACTGCTCCCTAGTCATCAGCTGGAACTTTCAGAGAAGAAT TTCCATCTCAACCAAGACAAGATGAACTTCAGCACTCTCAGAAACATTCAGGGTCTCCACGCACCACTTAAACTGCAGATGGAATACAGAGCGGCCAGACAG ATCCAGCGTTTGCCATTCCTGCAGAGCTCCAACCTGGCCCTTGACACATTGCGTGGTAGTGATGACAGCATTGGCTTTGAGGACATCCTCAATG aTCCTGCCACAAGTGAAGTGATGGGAGAGCCCCACATGATGGTGGAGTACAAGTTAGGCCTGCTGTGA